GGTTCACATGTGCTCATACGGATGAACCGGGCACAAACCGAACCCGATAAAAGTCAGCTTGAAAAAGCTGCGGGATGGGCGGCATGGTACTCGAAAGCGAAAGGCAGCTCCTTCGCACCTGTCATCAAGACGCGCCGCAAGTTTGTTCGAAAACCTAAGCAGGGTGCCGCAGGCGCGGTACTGATTGATCGGGAGGAAGTCCTTATCGTGCCCCCTGTTGAACCTTTACCCGGAGAACTGGAGGATTAACCATGGCATTACAGCATCACAAATCCATTACCCTGTGCGGTATGATGGGATGCGGTAAATCAGCACACGGGCGGCAGCTGGCACGGGAGCTTAATATGATGTTCCGCGATTTGGATCAGCTGATTGCGGACCAATACAACATGCCTGTGTCACAAATTTTTTCGGAACGGGGGGAAGCTTTCTTCCGGGCTGCCGAACGGGATATGCTGAATGATTTGCTGGGTTTGCCGCCTGCCGTTATTGCGCTGGGCGGCGGTGCTTTACAGGATGAAGCACAGGCCCGTTTTATTCGGGAAAACAGCATATTATGCTTTATTGATGCACCTTTTGATAGTATTTTAGAGAGGGTGCAAAGAAACACGCGCAGGCCTATGTTGCTTGATGAAAACGGTAAGCTGAAATCAGAAGAAGAGATTCGGAAAATACTCACGGAGCTCGATCAGAAAAGACGCCCGCTTTATGAATCAGCCCATGTTCACTTTGTGCCCCCTGTCAATAAAAGGGTTCAGTTATCTGCCAAAAAGTTAATTAGCGAAATTGATGCATTCCTTCAGCGTACAAACCATTAGCATTCAGGAAGACCTGCAGTACAAAGTAATAACCGGAGATGCGCCATGGGAACCGCTCAGGGAAGTACTGGCTTCTATTAATACCCGTCAGGCCGTTTTTTTGGTTGATGAAAATGTTTTCCGGCTGCAGGACGGATTCATAGCGTGGCTCAGCAGCCTGGTCGAGCGGCCTGTCCTTGCCCGCATTCCCGCAGGTGAAAGCAGCAAGAGCACCGAAAACTGGATTTCCCTCGTAAATTTTTGTCTCGAGCAGGGGATCGATCGTCAAACGCCGGTCGTCGCTGTGGGCGGAGGCGTAACAGGGGATCTGGCCGGCTTTGTTGCCGCTTCCGTGCTGCGCGGACTTCCGCTGATTCACATCCCAACTACGATTCTTGCAATGGTTGACAGTTCCGTTGGCGGGAAAACGGGTATCAACCATGAAACCGGAAAAAATCTGATTGGCGCTTTTTATCAGCCCCGCGCTGTTGTCTCCTTTCTTTCGGTACTCGAAACGCTTCCGGATGAAGAGTTCATCAGCGGTTTTGCGGAAGTGCTCAAATACGGCGCCATACAGGATACCGGTATCCTCACATTGCTCGACGGGCGTGATATTCTGCAGTTGCGTAAGGACATCCCCTTGCTCAAAGAAATTATTGATCGCTGTATTAAAGTCAAGGCCAGGGTCGTTACGGAGGACAGTAAAGAGTCCGGACTCCGTATGATTCTCAACTATGGACACACCTTCGGGCATGCCATTGAAAAGGTGGCGGGTTACGGACGAATTTCGCACGGTCAGGCTGTTTTTGCCGGAATGATGGCTGCCGCGGTCATGGCCCGTAAACTGGGCGCAACTATAAATACCGATTTGATTGCACAGCATACGGCTTCTTTCATAAAACCGGGCTTGCTGGATGGCCTCGATATCGAAGCCCTGAATCATGCCATGCGGTCAGATAAAAAGGTCAGCAGTGCTACGGTTCGCTTCATATTGCTTCACGAATACGGAAAACCTTACCTGCACCCCGTAGAGGACAGCGGGTTCATTTCAGAGGTCTGGACAGAAAGTTTCTCGGAAATCAGCGCTTCCATCAGCTAAACTATTTTTAATACATTCTACTCTATCTCAATTTCATCTTGATACTCAAGTGGGCATATACCATCTGGCGGTACTTTTGGACAGCGTTTTTTGCGTTGCTGATGATGGTATCCTTTATTTTTGGGGTTACGTTACTGTTGCTTCAGCTTTCACCCGTTCAGCTGTGGGTTGCGGAGCGGTTCACAGATCGTTTTAATGAGCGTTTTGAAGGCGATATACGTATCGGGGCTGTAAGAGGCACCCTGCCGCTGGAGCTGGAGTTGCGCGATGTCGTCCTCACCCTGCCTGCAGAGACCGAAGGTGGCCAACAAAACCTCAGCCCGCTGCCGCCTGATACGCTGTTGAGCACCGCTTCTCTGTATGTGCGAATTGACCTGCAGCAAACCCTGTTTCAGCGCCTTACTATTTCATCGGTCCGCATTCAGGATCCCGAAATCTGGCTTGGATTCAGGCAGGATGAGCCGCTCGCTCTGGCGCGTGCTTTCAGCCCCCGTAAACCCGCCGATAAGCCGCGGGAACCGGAACCGGAAGAACAAGCTGCGCAGCCGCGGCAAATGCTTGATTTGCCACGCATATACCTTCAGAGCCTGAGCATAAGCGGTGGCCGCGTTCATGTGAGCGGGCTGCATGAGACTACCCTCGA
This genomic stretch from Cyclonatronum proteinivorum harbors:
- the aroB gene encoding 3-dehydroquinate synthase produces the protein MHSFSVQTISIQEDLQYKVITGDAPWEPLREVLASINTRQAVFLVDENVFRLQDGFIAWLSSLVERPVLARIPAGESSKSTENWISLVNFCLEQGIDRQTPVVAVGGGVTGDLAGFVAASVLRGLPLIHIPTTILAMVDSSVGGKTGINHETGKNLIGAFYQPRAVVSFLSVLETLPDEEFISGFAEVLKYGAIQDTGILTLLDGRDILQLRKDIPLLKEIIDRCIKVKARVVTEDSKESGLRMILNYGHTFGHAIEKVAGYGRISHGQAVFAGMMAAAVMARKLGATINTDLIAQHTASFIKPGLLDGLDIEALNHAMRSDKKVSSATVRFILLHEYGKPYLHPVEDSGFISEVWTESFSEISASIS
- a CDS encoding shikimate kinase, translated to MALQHHKSITLCGMMGCGKSAHGRQLARELNMMFRDLDQLIADQYNMPVSQIFSERGEAFFRAAERDMLNDLLGLPPAVIALGGGALQDEAQARFIRENSILCFIDAPFDSILERVQRNTRRPMLLDENGKLKSEEEIRKILTELDQKRRPLYESAHVHFVPPVNKRVQLSAKKLISEIDAFLQRTNH